Proteins encoded by one window of Acidobacteriota bacterium:
- a CDS encoding ribosome maturation factor RimP codes for MNQELLNRLARTAADICQVQLYHLDCAARGRKAIVRVFIDKPGGVTVADCERVSRELSALLDVEDPIPTTYNLEVSSPGLERRLYVPEHYGSHIGREVEVKTTQASAEGRKKWLGVLEQADDRGFVVRSEEGDSVRFEYPAVESCRLRFKF; via the coding sequence ATGAACCAAGAACTGCTGAACCGACTGGCCCGCACCGCGGCCGACATCTGCCAGGTGCAGTTGTATCACCTGGATTGCGCCGCCCGCGGCCGCAAGGCGATCGTCCGGGTGTTCATCGACAAGCCGGGCGGCGTGACCGTCGCTGACTGCGAGCGGGTCAGCCGAGAACTCAGCGCCCTCCTCGATGTCGAGGATCCGATCCCGACCACCTACAATCTTGAGGTGTCATCCCCCGGTCTCGAGCGACGCCTGTATGTGCCCGAGCACTACGGCAGTCACATCGGCCGCGAGGTCGAGGTCAAGACCACCCAGGCCTCGGCCGAGGGGCGGAAAAAATGGCTCGGTGTTCTGGAACAGGCGGACGACCGCGGATTTGTCGTCCGCTCCGAAGAAGGCGACAGCGTGCGGTTCGAGTACCCGGCTGTCGAGAGCTGTCGTCTGCGGTTCAAATTCTAA
- the nusA gene encoding transcription termination/antitermination protein NusA: MANLLIQTIEQVSREKNLDPDIIVHAIEDAMVTAAKKFFKTKEEIQARLNKDTGIIEIFAVKTVVQEVGNPALEMSIEEAKQEDESLEEGDIVEIPKPTDCLGRIAAQIAKQVIIQRVRDAEREHVYDNFIDKKGNLLTGSVKRYEDKHVVFEVGDAEAHLPPREQIPGENYSRGERMRLLVLDVSKSPKEPQITVSRAHPDLVRRLFELEVPEIYEGTVQIKALVREPGERTKIAVSSREPDVDPVGACVGMKGSRIMTIIKELRGEKIDIIEWAEDSVDFAVNALSPAEIVRVLIKEPSRRIMEVIVDNDNLSLAIGKKGQNVRLAAKLIGWHIDIKSDEEKRKEIENEMMLNTATLAPAEPAEPAAPVESAETVVAAAPPADEAPTDAGDVADEGETDKE, from the coding sequence ATGGCCAACTTGCTGATTCAGACCATCGAGCAGGTGAGCCGGGAAAAGAACCTGGACCCGGACATCATCGTGCACGCCATCGAGGACGCGATGGTCACAGCGGCCAAGAAGTTTTTCAAGACCAAGGAAGAGATTCAAGCCCGCCTGAACAAGGATACGGGGATCATCGAAATCTTTGCGGTCAAGACCGTGGTGCAGGAAGTGGGTAATCCGGCTCTGGAGATGTCCATCGAAGAGGCCAAGCAGGAAGACGAGAGCCTGGAGGAAGGGGACATCGTGGAAATCCCCAAGCCCACCGACTGCCTGGGCCGGATCGCCGCCCAGATCGCCAAGCAGGTGATCATCCAGCGCGTCCGCGACGCCGAGCGGGAGCACGTCTACGACAACTTCATCGACAAGAAGGGTAATCTGCTCACCGGTTCGGTGAAACGGTACGAGGACAAGCATGTGGTCTTCGAGGTGGGCGACGCCGAGGCTCATCTGCCGCCTCGCGAACAGATCCCCGGCGAGAACTACAGCCGCGGCGAGCGCATGCGGCTCCTGGTGCTGGACGTGAGCAAGTCCCCGAAGGAGCCCCAGATCACGGTGTCGCGCGCCCATCCCGACCTGGTCCGCCGCCTCTTCGAGCTGGAGGTGCCAGAAATTTACGAGGGCACCGTCCAGATCAAGGCGCTGGTCCGGGAGCCCGGGGAGCGCACGAAGATCGCCGTGTCGAGCCGTGAGCCCGACGTCGACCCCGTCGGCGCCTGCGTGGGCATGAAAGGCTCCCGGATCATGACCATCATCAAGGAGCTCCGCGGCGAGAAAATCGACATCATCGAATGGGCGGAAGACTCGGTTGATTTCGCGGTCAACGCGCTGAGCCCGGCCGAGATCGTCCGCGTGCTCATCAAGGAGCCGTCCCGTCGGATCATGGAGGTCATCGTCGACAACGACAACCTCTCGCTGGCAATCGGCAAGAAGGGGCAGAACGTGCGCCTGGCGGCCAAGCTGATCGGCTGGCACATCGACATCAAGAGCGACGAGGAAAAGCGCAAGGAAATCGAGAACGAGATGATGCTCAACACCGCCACGCTGGCCCCGGCCGAACCAGCCGAACCCGCTGCACCGGTGGAATCGGCTGAGACGGTCGTGGCGGCGGCGCCCCCCGCCGACGAGGCGCCGACCGATGCGGGTGATGTCGCGGACGAGGGTGAAACGGACAAGGAATAG
- the infB gene encoding translation initiation factor IF-2, which produces MDKVTVNQLAEDFNLDAKMILSELKKIGVMVFSANQPIDDRFVGKVMAHLKLTTNISHEVEKKAERQKQISKKRVTKPKPKKPEWTPLEGAISKSMTIRKAGKVEDEAALLEPVEEGVEAEQVEAVEPEATVTLKRAAAEPAGADVPIEATAAVIEEPPAGKKKIRKVGRRAAEEPPAPVVEAEKSVEAEPPVEAAPPEAAAAETAKPPAEATADKSGAIVREIRKEKKKERGKVLKRSSSGAPVSEGIPDRTGLFAPAPHRRKFKKKKHTLEEEIEARAAAMPKRQLQKITVPEGLTVKEIAERLDVPARDILKTLFMKGIMVNINQILDTEVVQQVGQEMGFEIQPVSFEEELFEAEFLESDKEQYSTRAPIVTVMGHVDHGKTSLLDAIRQTRVAAGEAGGITQHIGAYKAEINNRSITFIDTPGHEAFTMMRARGAQVTDIVILVVAADDGVMPQTVEAIQHARAAGVPIIVAINKIDKPEANIDRVKRDLSEMGLVPEEWGGSNVFVEVSAKKLINIDQMLEMILLVADMQEIKANPNTKAMGTVIESRLDRARGSVATLLVQNGTLFERDIIVAGSISGKIRAMYDENNRRLDMAGPATPVMVLGLDDLPIAGEKFFATDDVVKARQLSLYRQQKLREELLKKMGTRVSLETLFQRLQEGQIKELPIILKVDMQGSRDAIESLLNKLSTDKVKISILRSAVGAITEHDVLLAAASNAIVVGFNVKPVKSAEELAAREGVDIRIYTVIYTVAEEIRQAMEGLLEFQAREKVIGNVEVRETFRVPSVGTIAGSYVTDGVVRRDALVRLFRDGVRVYEGRLSSLRRFKEDVTEVKTGYECGIGLDRFNDIKVGDELQIYIIEKVKDTLDS; this is translated from the coding sequence ATGGACAAGGTCACCGTGAATCAGCTGGCGGAGGATTTCAACCTCGACGCCAAAATGATTCTGAGCGAGCTGAAGAAGATCGGCGTGATGGTCTTCTCCGCCAATCAGCCCATCGACGACCGGTTTGTGGGCAAGGTCATGGCCCACCTCAAGCTGACGACCAACATCAGCCACGAGGTGGAGAAAAAGGCGGAGCGCCAGAAGCAGATCTCCAAAAAGCGCGTCACCAAGCCCAAACCGAAGAAGCCGGAGTGGACGCCGCTTGAGGGCGCCATCTCCAAGAGCATGACCATCCGCAAAGCGGGCAAGGTGGAGGATGAAGCCGCCCTGCTGGAACCTGTCGAGGAAGGAGTCGAAGCCGAGCAGGTCGAGGCGGTGGAGCCTGAGGCGACCGTCACGCTGAAGCGCGCGGCCGCTGAACCGGCGGGCGCGGATGTCCCGATCGAAGCGACGGCCGCGGTGATCGAGGAGCCGCCGGCGGGGAAGAAGAAGATCCGCAAGGTGGGCCGCCGGGCCGCCGAGGAGCCGCCGGCACCGGTGGTGGAAGCGGAGAAATCCGTCGAAGCGGAGCCGCCGGTGGAAGCCGCGCCGCCGGAAGCGGCCGCGGCCGAAACAGCCAAGCCACCTGCGGAGGCGACGGCGGACAAGTCCGGCGCGATTGTGCGCGAGATCCGCAAGGAAAAGAAGAAGGAAAGAGGCAAGGTGCTCAAGCGCTCGTCGTCCGGGGCGCCGGTCTCGGAGGGAATTCCGGACCGGACCGGCTTGTTCGCGCCGGCACCCCACCGCCGGAAGTTCAAGAAGAAGAAGCACACGCTGGAGGAGGAGATCGAAGCGCGGGCCGCGGCCATGCCGAAGCGCCAGTTGCAGAAGATCACCGTGCCCGAGGGCTTGACCGTGAAGGAGATCGCCGAGCGACTGGACGTGCCCGCCCGGGATATCCTGAAGACCCTTTTCATGAAAGGGATCATGGTCAACATCAATCAGATCCTGGATACGGAAGTGGTCCAGCAGGTGGGTCAGGAGATGGGCTTCGAGATCCAGCCGGTCAGCTTCGAAGAGGAGCTGTTCGAAGCCGAATTCCTCGAGAGCGACAAGGAGCAGTACTCCACGCGCGCACCCATCGTGACCGTGATGGGCCACGTTGACCACGGCAAGACCTCGCTGCTCGACGCCATCCGCCAGACCCGCGTGGCCGCTGGCGAAGCCGGCGGCATCACCCAGCATATCGGTGCTTACAAGGCCGAGATCAACAACCGCTCGATCACGTTCATCGACACCCCCGGTCACGAGGCCTTCACCATGATGCGCGCCCGCGGCGCTCAGGTAACCGACATCGTCATCCTGGTGGTGGCCGCCGACGACGGTGTCATGCCGCAGACCGTTGAGGCGATCCAGCACGCCCGGGCCGCCGGCGTGCCCATCATCGTGGCCATCAACAAGATCGACAAGCCCGAGGCCAATATCGACCGGGTCAAGCGGGACCTGTCCGAGATGGGACTGGTGCCGGAGGAGTGGGGCGGCAGCAACGTCTTCGTTGAAGTGTCGGCCAAGAAACTCATCAACATCGACCAGATGCTGGAGATGATCCTGCTGGTGGCCGACATGCAGGAAATCAAGGCCAATCCCAACACCAAGGCGATGGGAACCGTCATCGAATCCCGTCTGGACCGGGCCCGCGGCTCCGTCGCCACCCTGCTGGTTCAGAACGGCACCCTGTTCGAACGCGACATCATTGTCGCCGGTTCGATCTCCGGCAAGATCCGCGCCATGTACGACGAGAACAATCGCCGGCTGGACATGGCGGGACCGGCGACGCCCGTCATGGTGCTCGGTCTCGACGACCTGCCTATCGCCGGCGAGAAGTTCTTCGCCACCGATGACGTCGTCAAGGCCCGCCAGCTCAGCCTGTACCGCCAGCAGAAACTGCGCGAGGAACTGCTCAAGAAGATGGGCACCCGCGTGTCGCTGGAGACCCTGTTCCAGCGTCTCCAGGAGGGCCAGATCAAGGAGCTGCCCATCATCCTAAAGGTGGACATGCAGGGATCCCGTGACGCCATCGAGTCACTGCTCAACAAGCTCAGCACCGATAAGGTCAAGATCAGCATCCTCCGCAGCGCCGTCGGCGCCATCACCGAGCACGACGTCCTGCTCGCCGCGGCATCCAATGCCATCGTGGTGGGCTTCAACGTCAAGCCCGTCAAGAGCGCCGAGGAATTGGCCGCCCGCGAGGGGGTCGACATCCGCATCTACACGGTCATCTACACGGTGGCCGAGGAGATCCGCCAGGCGATGGAGGGCCTACTCGAGTTTCAGGCCCGCGAGAAGGTGATCGGCAACGTCGAGGTGCGCGAGACGTTCCGCGTGCCGTCGGTGGGCACCATCGCCGGCAGCTACGTGACCGACGGTGTCGTGCGGCGGGACGCCCTGGTCCGTCTCTTCCGGGATGGCGTCCGGGTGTACGAGGGGCGCCTGTCGTCTCTGCGGCGCTTCAAAGAGGATGTCACCGAGGTCAAGACCGGTTACGAATGCGGAATCGGCCTCGACCGGTTCAACGACATCAAGGTGGGTGACGAGCTGCAGATTTACATCATCGAGAAAGTCAAGGATACGCTCGATTCCTGA
- a CDS encoding DUF503 domain-containing protein, producing MEFFFPEVHSLKEKRMILRRLKDRLTAKFNVSVAEVGYQDLWQRAVVAVAMVSGELPPLQQAVARIRQEIEENGTVEPAHFAVEYL from the coding sequence ATGGAGTTTTTTTTCCCGGAGGTTCATTCGCTCAAGGAGAAGCGGATGATCCTCCGGCGTCTCAAGGACCGGCTGACGGCCAAGTTCAACGTGTCGGTGGCCGAGGTGGGTTACCAGGATCTCTGGCAGCGCGCCGTGGTGGCGGTGGCAATGGTCTCCGGCGAGCTGCCGCCGCTGCAGCAGGCGGTGGCGCGCATTCGCCAGGAAATCGAAGAGAACGGAACCGTGGAGCCCGCCCACTTTGCGGTAGAATATTTGTAG